The Equus asinus isolate D_3611 breed Donkey chromosome 15, EquAss-T2T_v2, whole genome shotgun sequence genome includes a window with the following:
- the LOC106834351 gene encoding lethal(3)malignant brain tumor-like protein 1 isoform X5: MEGHAEMEMLRTLKGPSSGEVSVHLVARDSPGSGPHLPATAFIIPASTATLGLSSSALDVSCFPREPIHVGAPERVAGSVPVTATVLPQLSAGPAASSSGSTVRLLEWTEAAAPPPGSGLRFRISEYAPLNMVGAEQPPSPELRQEGVAEYENSEAPAGGGDAGTHQPADLPQDPPEDPPQDPPEDDGTCQCQACGPQPGTGPDAGSSSDGCPPLYQERSVIVENSSGQNSSCASTSELLKPMKKRKHREYQSPSEEESDPEAMEKQEEGKDPEGQPTASTPESEEWSSSQPASGEKKEGWSWESYLEEQKAITAPVSLFQDYQTVTHNKNGFRLGMKLEGIDPQHPSMYFILSVAEVCGYRLRLHFDGYSECHDFWINANSPDIHPAGWFEKTGHKLQPPKGYKEEEFSWSQYLRSTRAQAAPKHLFVSQSHSPPPLGFQVGMKLEAVDRMNPSLVCVASVTDVVDSRFLVHFDNWDDTYDYWCDPSSPYIHPVGWCQKQGKPLTPPQDYPDPDSFCWEKYLEETGASAVPTWAFKVRPPHSFLVNMKLEAVDRRNPALIRVASVEDVEDHRIKLHFDGWSHAYDFWIDADHPDIHPAGWCSKTGHPLQPPLRPREPSSASAGDCPPLSCQRLPHARTSKYSFHHRKCPTPGCDGSGHVTGKFTAHHCLSGCPLAERNQTRLKAELSDSEASARKRNLSGFSLRKKPRHHGRIGRPPKYQKIPQEDFPTLTTDVMHQSLFMSALSAHPDRSLSVCWEQHCKLLPGVAGISASTVTKWTIDEVFSFVQTLTGCEDQAQLFKDEPPGT; the protein is encoded by the exons ATGGAGGGGCATGCTGAAATGGAGATGCTGAGGACACTGAAGGGGCCCTCCTCAGGGGAGGTCAGCGTGCACCTGGTGGCCAGAGACAGCCCAGGTTCAGGCCCTCACCTGCCCGCTACTGCCTTCATCATCCCAG CCAGCACGGCCACCCTTGGCCTGTCCAGCAGTGCCCTGGATGTGTCCTGCTTTCCGCGGGAGCCGATCCATGTGGGCGCCCCAGAGCGAGTGGCCGGCAGCGTACCTGTCACGGCCACGGTTCTGCCGCAGTTAAGCGCCGGCCCGGCGGCCAGCTCCAGCGGCAGCACAGTGCGGCTCCTGGAGTGGACAGaggccgcggccccgccccctggGAGCGGCCTGCGG TTCCGGATCAGCGAGTACGCGCCGCTGAACATGGTGGGAGCGGAGCAGCCCCCGAGCCCCGAGCTGCGGCAGGAAGGCGTGGCCGAGTACGAAAATAGCGAGGCCCCAGCAGGAGGTGGCGATGCGGGCACCCACCAGCCTG CGGACCTCCCCCAGGACCCTCCAGAAGATCCCCCTCAGGACCCCCCAGAGGATGATGGCACCTGTCAGTGCCAGGCTTGCGGGCCTCAACCAGGCACCGGTCCAGATGCTGGTTCCTCCAGTGATGGCTGCCCCCCGCTGTACCAGGAGCG GTCAGTCATAGTGGAGAACTCCTCAGGCCAGAACTCCTCCTGTGCCAGCACTTCTGAGCTCCTCAAACCCATGAAGAAGAGGAAGCACAGGGAATACCAGAGCCCATCAGAGGAGGAGTCCGACCCAGAGGCCATG GAgaagcaagaagaaggaaaagatccAGAGGGACAGCCCACTGCCAGCACCCCAGAAAGTGAGGAGTGGAGCAGCAGCCAGCCTG CAtcaggggagaagaaggaaggctGGTCATGGGAGTCCTACCTCGAGGAGCAGAAGGCCATCACTGCCCCTGTCAGCCTCTTCCAGGAC TACCAGACGGTCACCCATAATAAGAATGGCTTCAGACTGGGCATGAAGTTGGAAGGCATCGACCCTCAACACCCCTCCATGTACTTCATCCTCAGCGTGGCCGAG GTGTGTGGCTACCGCCTGCGTCTGCACTTTGATGGGTATTCCGAGTGCCATGACTTCTGGATCAATGCCAACTCCCCTGACATTCACCCCGCTGGCTGGTTTGAGAAGACTGGGCACAAGCTGCAGCCCCCCAAAG GTTACAAGGAGGAGGAGTTCAGCTGGAGCCAGTACCTGCGCAGCACAAGAGCTCAGGCTGCCCCCAAGCACCTGTTTGTGAGCCAGAGCCAT AGTCCCCCACCCCTGGGCTTCCAGGTGGGCATGAAGCTGGAGGCTGTTGACCGCATGAACCCATCCCTCGTCTGTGTGGCCAGTGTGACCGATGTGGTGGACAGCCGCTTCCTGGTGCACTTTGACAACTGGGACGATACTTACGACTACTG GTGTGATCCCAGCAGCCCCTACATCCACCCAGTGGGCTGGTGCCAGAAGCAAGGAAAGCCCCTCACCCCTCCACAAG ACTACCCAGACCCTGATAGCTTCTGCTGGGAGAAATATCTGGAAGAAACTGGGGCCTCTGCCGTGCCCACCTGGGCCTTCAAGGTG CGCCCCCCGCACAGTTTCCTGGTCAACATGAAGCTGGAGGCCGTGGACCGCAGGAACCCAGCTCTGATTCGTGTGGCCAGCGTGGAGGATGTGGAGGACCATAGGATAAAG CTCCACTTTGATGGCTGGAGTCATGCCTATGACTTCTGGATTGACGCTGACCACCCAGACATCCACCCGGCGGGCTGGTGCTCGAAGACAGGGCATCCCCTGCAGCCTCCTCTCC gaccgagagagcccagctctgcctccgcTGGGGACTGTCCTCCTCTCAGCTGTCAGCGCCTGCCGCACGCCAGGACCTCCAAATACAGCTTTCACCACCG GAAGTGCCCCACTCCTGGTTGTGACGGCTCTGGCCACGTGACAGGCAAGTTCACAGCTCACCATTGCCTCTCGGGCTGCCCACTGGCCGAGAGGAACCAGACCCGGCTGAAGGCGGAGCTGTCCGACTCGGAGGCCTCGGCCCGTAAGAGGAACCTCTCAGGCTTCTCCCTAAGGAAGAAGCCTCGCCATCATGGCCG GATTGGACGCCCTCCAAAGTATCAGAAGATCCCGCAGGAAGATTTCCCGA